The genomic region CAGCCAAGACTTTTAAAGGGTTAACAGACATCcctttgaaaacaaaatcacaACGAGCTTTCCAAATACACCAACaggtaaaaacaatataagatTGTCTCCACATTGTATCTCCAGAGTTGCAAAAATTCGGAGAGAATACCTTCTGAATCCAGTCCAGCCAAGACGGGAGAGAAACACGATCCAATTTATACCCCAAAGCCCCACCAAACCAAATTGGCTCAACCCAAGAGCAAGAAAGGAAAATGTGCTCAATGGTATCATCATGGCAGCAGCAAATAGGACACGTAGAGGTCAGAGAGGACCGTCGTCGGTGCAGGGCTTCCCGAGTAGGAAGACAATTATGCACCGTAAGCCACAGGAAATGTCGCAACTTGGGGGGCACCTCCAGCTTCCAAATCCCCTTCCAAAACGCCTTGGGAACCCCACGAACAGAAGGCCGACGCTTGTCCCTCCTAGCCAGTGATCTACCTTGCAGCCATCTATAACCCGATTTGACCGAATAAGTACCGTTCTTACTCAAATCCCAGATAAGCCTATCATTACGACTTAGATCCCCCAGAGGCGTCTCCTCAAAAGCCTGCAAAGCCTCCCCCGATATGAAAGGCTGTAAAAAGCTAAGATTCCACCGCCCCGACTCCGAACAGATAAGCGCACTGACCCTTAAACTGGGAGTAACCGCAACCTGGCCAACCGGCACCGGATGTCCAAGGGGCAAGGATGGAAACCACCTATCCTGCCACACCCGCACCTCCTGACCGCCCAAAATCTGCCAATGGGAACCCTCCTTGATCACTTCCCTGCCACAGATGAGGCTGCTCCATGCCCAAGAAGCCCGACCACCTTTCTTTGCATCCCATATTGAGCAATGGGGAAAATACCGGGCTTTAATCACCCTAGCCCACAACGAGTCTGGTTCCGTGATTAAACGCCAACACTGTTTAGCGAGCAGAGCATCATTAAATTCcataaagtttctgaatcctaAACCACCCAAGTCTTTTGGCAAACCCAAAACCTCCTTTGAGACCCAATGAATCTTTTGGGCTCCCTCCTTGCAACCCCACCAAAATCCAGCCACCAACGCATCCAATTCTTGACAAACGGTGGCGGGGAATTTGAAAATGCACATTGGGTACGCCGGAATAGCTTGGATAACAGCCTTAATTAAAACCTCTTTACCGGCACGGGATAGAGTACTTTGTTTCCACCCTTGTAGCTTTTCCATTACCCTTCCTTTCACATAAGCAAGACCACGCTTTTTCGACCGGCCCCAAATAGCAGGGACTCCCAAATAGGTCCCCGGATTGCTAACCACCGCCATACCAAAGGCATTCCCCATCTGATCAGCGTTCACTTTCGGAACATTTGCCCCAAAGAAAACACTTGATTTCTCCAAATTAACCTTCTGCCCAGACGCCATACAAAATTTGTCCAGCATATGTTTCAAATTCCTGCAGTTTTTCACATCTGCCCGCAAAAACAGAAGGGTATCATCCGCAAAGAAGAGGTGAGAAATCACGGGTCCGGATCCACCAATCTTAACACCCGCCAACCTACCTTGGTCCACCGCACCCTGAATCAGTTTGGAAAGAACTTCCcccaccaaaataaataaataaggagaaagaggaTCCCCCTGACGGAGACCCCGTGAGGGAGCAAAAGACTCTCTAGCCTGCCCATTTAGGAGAACAGCGAACTTCACAGACGAAATACATCCATTAATTAGCGATCTCCAACTACTGCTGAACCTCATTCTTTCCATTACCGCATCCAAAAAGTCCCATTCAACCCTATCATACGCCTTCTGCATATCCAGTTTAATCCCCATTTCAAATCTGTTCCTGGCTTTCCTTCCCTTCAGATAATGAAACATCTCATGGGCTATGCCAATGCAATCCTGAATTTGTCTACCCGCCACAAAAGCATTCTGAGATGGAGATATGATTTTAGGCAATAATACCTTCAACCGGTTAGCAAGAATCTTTGACAGTATTTTGTACGAGTAGTTACACAGGCTGATAGGCCTGAACTGCGACACAAATTCCGGATTAGGGACTTTGGGAATCAGTACTATATTAGTCTGATTTATCAATCTCGAACCCGCGACGTCCTGAAGCAACTCTCTGACCAGAGCCGAAACATTTTCCTTCACAATCTCCTAGTATGTCTGATAGAAGATCCCCTGGAAACCATCGGGGCCGGGAGCCTTAAGACCTCCCATATTCCCAGCAGCCTCCTTTATCTCCTCCTCCGTAACCGGTGCAGTTAGCGCCTCATTCATTTCTGTCGAGACCGAGGGATTAATGCAATCTAGCAGCGACCCCCAGTTACGATCCCCTGCCGAGCTAAAAACTGAAGAGAAATGATTATCCACTAAATGGCGTACCTGAGACGGATTTTCCACCCAGTTCCCATTCTCAGCCCTAAGCTTCACAATCTTATTTCTCCTACGCCTTTGAAGGGTTGAAGAGTGAAAAAACTGAGTGTTTGCATCCCCCTCCCTCAACCATTTTACCCTCGATCGCTGGCACCAATAACTCTCCTCTTGGAGTCTTAACTCATCAATCTGCCGAGATATCTCCTTTATCTCATCATAGTTTGGACCCCAGTCTCGCTGGAGAGAGTCTAACTGGGAAAGAAGATCATGGATCCTGCTACCCCGCCCCTTAAATTTGGTACGATTCCACCTGCTCAAACGATAACGACATTCGTTTAATGATCTCACCCACCTATTCACAGGGCTACCATGATGCCGCCGGTCCCAGCACATTTCCACCAAATTCTTGTATTCTTCATCCGAGACCCAAAACGCCTCAAACCTGAACATCTTCCTTCCTTCCTGCCCATCAGATATAGAACTAAGAACAATTGGGCAGTGATCCGAAGCTAAAACCGTTTCATGCAAAACATGGGAGTTCGGCCAGAGTTGCGGCCACTTTTCATTCGCCATGACCCTGTCTAATCGCTCCTCCACCCAATCCCCTTTTCTCCGCCCTCTCCACGTGAATGTTGGCCCATTGAAACCCAAGTCCATCAACTGAGAGGAAGACAAAAACTCTTCTAAGAATCTTGGTCTGTTGTACAAGACCTCAACTCCTCCAGACTTCTCATAATCCCACAGGAATTCGTTGAAATCCCCGCCACAAATCCAAGGTATGTCTGTGGAGGTAAAGTGGTTAACCATCCATTCCCAAAACAGATTTTTCTCAATTCTATACGACGTTCCGTACACACCCGTAATCCGACTCCATTGCGTTTGCCCTTTAATTCTCATCACAGCATCAATAACATGCTTGGACGAAAAGATAATATTAACCTCCAGATTGTCCTCCCACCATAAACTCAACCCTCCAGAAATTCCAATTGGCGAAACATCAAAGCCATGTAAGTAACCCAATCGCCTCCTCACACCTAGAATTCTATGATATTTCATCTTAGTCTCTGATAAAAAGATCATAGAGGGTATCTTTTTGCGAATAAGGCCATAGAGAGCCCTGACTGTCGTGTCCGGCCCTAGCCCACGACAGTTCCAGAATATATAACTCATGGCTGGCCTGCGGCTGTTGAAGGCCAGCCGCCACCGCCCCGAGCCAACTTGCCCGCTTTCCATGTCACCATCCTTCCTTTAGCATTATCCGACCCCCCTTCCATTACTTCCTGTCCTCCAagattctcacttatttcttccttatcttcaccCGTCGTATGGACCGCTCGTTCCACCGATAGGTCTCCTTCCTTGCAATTTAACCTCCTCCCTGTCTCTGCCACCCTTCCTTGGTAATTCTCTTCCGTATCCGGGCCCTTAAATTTCTTCTGTGGAGCTTGAGTTAGCATCATATCCTGTGCTTCCCCACTTCTTTTACTACCCCATAATGGTTCATCATCCTGTGCGGACAGAATGTTATTGCCCCCCTGGACCTCGCCCGACCTTCCTTCACCCACTGTTTTAATGCTTTCCATTTCAGAGCAGGAAGACGTATCCTCTGCCTCCCTCCGCATTCTTCTACGCCATTTTTTTTGACCTGTGCCACAACTCTTTGATGATCCCCCTGACTCTATGGTTTGATTACGCTCCATTCCTTGAGCCTTCGAAATCCGTAAACTACCTTGATTCTGTGCAGCCGTGATGCCCGGTCCGCGCACTGCCCCGGCCTGCCGGCGTTCCCCCCTGCCCACATACTCCACTCTCGTCGATATCGCCACCTCCCTTACTGGCGGTGCCTTCATCCACTCTCCATACGCCACCTCCCCATCTCCAGACATCTCAACGGAACATTCAGTATTGATATGCCCAATCCGTCCACACCTGTAGCAAAAATCTTGAAGCCGTTCATACCGAAATTCCACCCAGGTTTCCTTATTTGAACCCCTTCAAATCCAACATCCCTTGAATAAAGGTTTCTCCGTATCAACTAAGATTCTGATTCTCACAAATCCACGAGCATGTCCGGGATCCTCCATGGCTATAAATATCCCAGCCTCTTTGGTTACACGCTTCACGTTCTTGATAGAGGCTAAGCCCAGCGGAATTCCCCTTATTTGAACCCAAAATGGAACAGCATCCAGCTCCAGCTCCTCTAAAGCGAGCTCCGGAGGCCATTTCACGACAAAGAACACCTTTTTCATCACTGCCCAGGGAACCTGCTCAAGGATTTTTGAAGCTACATTTTCATCTTTGACCGAAATAATAAAGACATTCTCCCTTACCCATTTTATTTCCACCTCACCCAATTCTTTCCAAGCCGCTCTGAGAATATTCCTGACTCCCCACTTGTTCAATGGTTTTGGCGTAAGGACTTTCCCAACCAATTTAACTCCCTGTTCCATGGTTGATAAATCCAGTGTTTGGTTCAGTTGAACCACCAGTTCATCCACTCCACTTTTCGCCATCCCAAAGTAACAGTGCTGCCCCACTCGCCCAGCCTGAGACGAAGAGAAACCTTGACTTTCTGGACACAACCTCAGAACACACAGATAAGCCACCCAGTATACCAActgatttctttcttcaattcgGCCAATTAGGCAACATATCGCTAGTATCTCCCCCACTAACACCACACCTGCAGGTCTCTTGGCCCCAAGTGTAGGGTGAGTCCCCTTTGGCTCCACATGGTTGTCGATGTGTAGACATTCCATGTAAGGGGGcatgttattttaaaagcgctttcaattattttaaaagcttATCCAAACGAACTTAGTGGTTATGAGATATTATCACACCTAAGCCAAGACTTTGAACGTTAATTCCCCTCCCACTTCTGCATCCTTTACAGAGAAACTATATAAAGTAAATCTCCTGAAATAATCTAAACTTGCTGTAAAAATACAGCTTTCACAATTACTTGAAATTCATGAGTAATGAGTTTGAGTCAAGAGTTTGAACATTCCCTTTCCATTTTGGCCTCCTTTCAGAGAATTAACAACATTAGGTAATATTTATGAGTTAACTTTAATATACATACTAAAAGTACTAATTTTGAGAAGCCATTGAATCCAAGCTTAATGATGAAACACAAACACAGCAGCAAGCAAAGATCTTCCGCTCCTAGTACACGCCTTATGCACTCCTATATGGGGTAGGGTTTTGTGCTAGAATATGTGTACAAGAGTGGGGACCTAAGCGTTATATTTATAGGTGAGTATATTAGGTTTCTTGCCTATAAAGAAATCCCTAATACATATCTTTAGCACCTCTAGAATCAATGACCTAATAGGAAAGatattcccaataattataagTTTACTTGACCACCAAGTAATTCGGGATAACCAAATATTTCTTCTTATCTTGTATTCTTAATCAATTAAGACTCCTAAATAGATGTAAGCCCAATAAAagtcttacattctcccacttgggcGAGACATCTATTCAAAAGTTCTCTTTAGGATCAAGAATCGATTTCCTTATGCGTGCAACCTTGGAAGATCTTTTGATAACAATATCTTTTCAAACTCAGTGTCAAATATCATTAGCTTGTAGAACTATAGACCATGACATTCAATAGAGCGAATACATGCCTCCATAATTGCATACAAGCAACAATATTCACATAAAGTACCAACAAGTCATggacaaacatatatatatatggtcagTGAGCTTAATGGTGGATATCACACTTAACACATAT from Pyrus communis chromosome 4, drPyrComm1.1, whole genome shotgun sequence harbors:
- the LOC137732939 gene encoding uncharacterized protein — protein: MSGDGEVAYGEWMKAPPVREVAISTRVEYVGRGERRQAGAVRGPGITAAQNQGSLRISKAQGMERNQTIESGGSSKSCGTGQKKWRRRMRREAEDTSSCSEMESIKTVGEGRSGEVQGGNNILSAQDDEPLWGSKRSGEAQDMMLTQAPQKKFKGPDTEENYQGRVAETGRRLNCKEGDLSVERAVHTTGEDKEEISENLGGQEVMEGGSDNAKGRMVTWKAGKLARGGGGWPSTAAETKMKYHRILGVRRRLGYLHGFDVSPIGISGGLSLWWEDNLEVNIIFSSKHVIDAVMRIKGQTQWSRITGVYGTSYRIEKNLFWEWMVNHFTSTDIPWICGGDFNEFLWDYEKSGGVEVLYNRPRFLEEFLSSSQLMDLGFNGPTFTWRGRRKGDWVEERLDRVMANEKWPQLWPNSHVLHETVLASDHCPIVLSSISDGQEGRKMFRFEAFWVSDEEYKNLVEMCWDRRHHGSPVNRWVRSLNECRYRLSRWNRTKFKGRGSRIHDLLSQLDSLQRDWGPNYDEIKEISRQIDELRLQEESYWCQRSRVKWLREGDANTQFFHSSTLQRRRRNKIVKLRAENGNWVENPSQENVSALVRELLQDVAGSRLINQTNIVLIPKVPNPEFVSQFRPISLCNYSYKILSKILANRLKVLLPKIISPSQNAFVAGRQIQDCIGIAHEMFHYLKGRKARNRFEMGIKLDMQKAYDRVEWDFLDAVMERMRFSSSWRSLINGCISSVKFAVLLNGQARESFAPSRGLRQGDPLSPYLFILVGEVLSKLIQGAVDQGRLAGVKIGGSGPVISHLFFADDTLLFLRADVKNCRNLKHMLDKFCMASGQKVNLEKSSVFFGANVPKVNADQMGNAFGMAVVSNPGTYLGVPAIWGRSKKRGLAYVKGRVMEKLQGWKQSTLSRAGKEVLIKAVIQAIPAYPMCIFKFPATVCQELDALVAGFWWGCKEGAQKIHWVSKEVLGLPKDLGGLGFRNFMEFNDALLAKQCWRLITEPDSLWARVIKARYFPHCSIWDAKKGGRASWAWSSLICGREVIKEGSHWQILGGQEVRVWQDRWFPSLPLGHPVPVGQVAVTPSLRVSALICSESGRWNLSFLQPFISGEALQAFEETPLGDLSRNDRLIWDLSKNGTYSVKSGYRWLQGRSLARRDKRRPSVRGVPKAFWKGIWKLEVPPKLRHFLWLTVHNCLPTREALHRRRSSLTSTCPICCCHDDTIEHIFLSCSWVEPIWFGGALGYKLDRVSLPSWLDWIQKVFSPNFCNSGDTMWRQSYIVFTCWCIWKARCDFVFKGMSVNPLKVLADVSEAMSSFFGAKAMVGVRGGGDGRRGTRVARWCAPAAPFVKINVDASWSKASKMGFVGLIARDMERKFVAAARYAISARSAAAAEAYALLHGCQLGEELGVRYVIIESDSLEAINCLSSSLSRGSWEAFPVLARVKQLGGGKFLDCR